The proteins below come from a single Nitrospinota bacterium genomic window:
- a CDS encoding cytochrome c family protein: MKNRFVLIVFSIFLITLSDSGAEKSKVPSSWLDSYWYHPMAPQGESPKNWPEIEASLMPEDCGTCHEQKYLEWTTSRHSRAMRHGITGQLHEPWLSKEAQIACQACHSPLYEQQPYIVAGGRVVENRLYNRNLRLQGVACAACHIRKNVRYGPPVKRWVAPEAAHNGFVAVDDFNRSEFCKPCHQFEPEDRRVNGKLVQDTYEQWKASPAAKEGKSCASCHMADRTHTFQGIHSQRMVKNGVKIKILKEVDFAIISITNSGTGHKFPTYVTPKIAVTGRVINLNGVEMESTLIEYPIQWKVDLDMKTERFDTRLDPGETFEKKFNFPKIYSGNIYEIEVMVYPDEYYERFYSSLLDKKPEGVDLEKIKKALEDARNSSFSIYKRQFPF; this comes from the coding sequence GTGAAAAACAGATTTGTACTAATCGTCTTTTCAATATTTCTTATTACACTTTCGGATTCCGGGGCTGAAAAATCAAAGGTTCCATCCTCATGGCTTGATTCATACTGGTACCATCCGATGGCTCCGCAGGGGGAAAGCCCGAAAAACTGGCCGGAGATCGAAGCTTCCCTCATGCCCGAGGATTGCGGAACATGCCACGAACAGAAATACCTTGAATGGACCACATCGCGCCACTCCCGCGCGATGAGGCATGGGATAACGGGACAGCTCCATGAGCCGTGGCTCAGCAAGGAGGCACAGATCGCATGCCAGGCCTGCCACTCCCCGCTGTACGAGCAACAGCCTTATATCGTTGCCGGAGGGCGCGTAGTAGAAAACCGTCTGTACAACAGAAACCTGAGGTTGCAGGGTGTGGCGTGCGCGGCTTGCCACATCAGAAAGAATGTGCGATACGGCCCGCCTGTAAAAAGATGGGTGGCGCCGGAAGCGGCGCATAACGGCTTCGTGGCGGTTGACGATTTCAACAGGTCGGAGTTCTGCAAACCTTGTCATCAGTTCGAACCGGAAGATAGAAGGGTAAACGGAAAATTGGTGCAGGACACCTATGAGCAATGGAAGGCTTCACCGGCGGCGAAAGAGGGGAAATCGTGCGCATCGTGTCATATGGCCGACCGTACACATACGTTCCAGGGGATTCATTCGCAAAGGATGGTCAAGAACGGAGTAAAGATCAAGATCCTCAAGGAGGTCGATTTCGCGATAATTTCAATCACAAATTCCGGAACTGGCCACAAGTTTCCAACATATGTTACGCCGAAGATCGCGGTAACAGGGAGGGTGATAAATCTGAATGGGGTCGAAATGGAATCAACCCTTATCGAATACCCGATACAGTGGAAGGTCGACCTTGACATGAAGACAGAGAGGTTTGACACCCGCCTTGATCCTGGTGAAACATTCGAGAAAAAATTCAACTTTCCAAAAATCTATTCAGGGAACATATATGAAATAGAAGTGATGGTTTATCCCGACGAGTATTACGAAAGATTCTACTCCTCGCTCCTGGATAAAAAACCGGAAGGGGTGGACCTGGAAAAAATCAAAAAGGCGCTCGAAGACGCGCGCAATTCATCCTTCTCCATCTACAAACGGCAGTTCCCATTCTAG
- a CDS encoding HEAT repeat domain-containing protein yields MFEGYKIKKAMTELISNPGEVSLSHAATLGKYGSDGLKALIDAFRGNRIVQKDMELYLNAFYEKKHSIIFIEFLGDNKEEVRSLISDILLKKGGGSITHELIDFLREGDFLQRRGATELLKKLGTFGIVDKILPMLDSKSRDIKGSAMEILAEIGGKKVLASLLPLISSEDWWIRKRAVTALGKMKDPNSLEPLYAQLKVENDPKITTDIIQILGDIGNPDMAKNLLPNINNSDMVVRQTTVDAISKTASVDIIRDVIAIIKGGDVNVRRAGVEVLQNLRDTRATETLIIALGDPDWWVREIATDALANMKSKGNDEKILKLFENPNENVRRAAVEYFVRCPSHDAYDNLIKSLKDKDWMVREKAIEGLGKLKDERAVDSIIELGNDADVRWGVPRALAAIGGDKAIVFLGDFLADPDRAIRLSALTALGNLKAKAALPLIKGIVKDADTEIRNAALQIIKEMTGHTVKANEIIAEQEREEMMGGGVISSSIVPDKTQILTEAILVLDLVGSTDMSANYGDEFALRVTSRLVETSKPIAARNRVRFTKSTGDGYLMTFSEIDNALKFAMEVSKTIEKNNLAVPDNEKIDIRIALNYGETRVDTKGDRLGTAVNMTFRVEGVKPDNLIEDEGGMKPEELPLVNRILITEYVKKEIDKSEQYKIRYVGFFELKGISGRHRIYQVILD; encoded by the coding sequence ATGTTTGAAGGCTACAAGATAAAAAAGGCGATGACCGAGTTGATCTCCAATCCAGGGGAGGTGTCTCTAAGCCATGCCGCAACCCTCGGCAAATATGGGAGTGACGGGTTAAAGGCTTTGATAGATGCGTTTCGTGGAAACAGGATCGTTCAAAAGGATATGGAGCTATATCTTAACGCGTTCTACGAGAAGAAACATTCCATCATCTTCATCGAGTTTTTGGGTGATAACAAGGAAGAGGTTAGATCCCTGATCAGCGACATACTCCTTAAAAAGGGGGGAGGTTCAATAACTCACGAGCTGATAGATTTTCTTCGCGAGGGTGATTTCCTTCAAAGAAGAGGCGCGACCGAATTATTGAAGAAGCTCGGCACGTTCGGCATTGTGGATAAGATCCTTCCGATGCTTGATTCCAAGTCGCGCGACATCAAGGGGAGCGCGATGGAGATACTTGCCGAGATCGGGGGGAAGAAGGTGCTTGCAAGCCTCCTGCCGCTGATATCTTCCGAAGACTGGTGGATAAGGAAAAGGGCTGTTACCGCTCTTGGGAAGATGAAGGATCCCAACAGTCTCGAGCCGCTCTATGCCCAGCTGAAGGTTGAGAACGATCCCAAGATAACTACCGATATCATTCAGATACTCGGCGACATCGGCAATCCGGATATGGCGAAAAATCTTCTCCCGAACATTAATAACAGCGACATGGTCGTGCGCCAGACCACTGTCGACGCTATCAGCAAGACCGCCAGCGTAGACATTATCAGGGACGTCATCGCGATAATAAAAGGTGGCGATGTAAACGTAAGACGGGCCGGGGTGGAAGTTCTCCAGAACCTCAGAGATACGCGTGCGACCGAAACATTGATAATTGCTCTTGGAGATCCCGACTGGTGGGTGCGCGAGATCGCCACCGACGCGCTTGCGAATATGAAAAGCAAGGGTAACGACGAGAAGATATTGAAGCTTTTTGAAAATCCGAACGAGAATGTACGGCGGGCCGCGGTGGAATACTTCGTGAGATGTCCAAGCCATGACGCGTATGATAACCTCATTAAAAGCCTCAAGGACAAGGATTGGATGGTGCGGGAGAAGGCTATCGAAGGGCTCGGCAAGTTAAAGGATGAACGCGCGGTAGACAGCATTATCGAGCTTGGGAACGACGCCGATGTAAGGTGGGGCGTGCCGAGGGCGCTTGCGGCTATAGGCGGCGACAAGGCGATAGTATTTCTTGGCGACTTCCTGGCCGATCCTGACCGAGCGATACGGCTGTCGGCATTAACTGCTCTTGGGAACCTCAAGGCAAAGGCGGCGCTCCCGCTGATAAAGGGGATCGTAAAGGATGCGGATACTGAAATAAGGAACGCCGCTCTGCAGATAATCAAGGAGATGACAGGCCACACCGTCAAGGCAAACGAGATAATAGCGGAACAGGAGAGGGAAGAGATGATGGGGGGAGGAGTAATTTCTTCCTCGATAGTCCCGGACAAGACACAGATCCTTACAGAGGCGATCCTCGTTCTCGACCTGGTCGGCTCTACGGATATGAGCGCCAACTACGGCGATGAATTCGCGCTGAGAGTTACCTCCAGGCTTGTAGAGACCTCCAAGCCGATAGCCGCCAGAAACAGGGTGCGGTTCACAAAGAGCACAGGAGACGGCTACCTGATGACCTTTTCGGAGATAGACAACGCATTGAAGTTTGCCATGGAAGTTAGCAAAACCATTGAGAAGAACAATCTCGCGGTGCCGGATAACGAAAAGATAGATATACGCATAGCGCTGAATTATGGCGAAACAAGGGTCGATACTAAAGGGGACAGGCTGGGAACTGCGGTAAACATGACCTTCCGCGTTGAGGGGGTAAAACCGGATAACCTTATCGAGGATGAAGGTGGAATGAAACCGGAAGAGCTCCCGCTGGTGAACAGGATACTCATCACCGAATACGTGAAAAAGGAAATAGACAAATCCGAACAGTACAAGATAAGGTACGTCGGCTTTTTTGAGCTGAAAGGGATAAGTGGAAGGCACAGAATTTATCAGGTCATTCTTGATTGA